The sequence below is a genomic window from Streptomyces sp. V1I1.
CACACCGATCACCACACCGATCACCGCACCCGTCACCACACCGGTCACCACCCCCCGGACCCCTGAAGCCCCCAGACCCCCAATCCCGTCAACCCCCCTGACCCCCAATCCCGGCGATTCCCTAAGCCTGGGCGCGGTCCGGTCCGAATACTGGGATGCTGGAGGACGCTGGGGTGGGAAGCAGATCGACATGGGGGCTTCAGGGTTGTGAAGGACAGGGTGCGGGTGGTCATCGCCGAGGACTCAGTGCTGCTTCGGGAGGGCCTGACCCGGCTGCTGACCGACCGCGGGCACGATGTCGTGGCCGGCGTCGGGGACGCGGAAGCGCTGATCAAGACGGTCGGGGATCTGGCCGCCCAGGAGGCGCTGCCCGATGTCGTGGTCGCCGACGTGCGGATGCCGCCCACTCATACGGACGAGGGCGTACGGGCGGCGGTGCGGCTGCGCCGGGACCACCCCGGGATCGGCGTGCTGGTCCTTTCGCAGTACGTGGAGGAGCAGTACGCCACGGAGCTGCTCGCGGGCAGCAGCCGCGGCGTGGGATATCTGCTCAAGGACCGGGTAGCCGAAGTGCGCGAGTTCGTGGACGCCGTGGTCCGCGTGGCTCAGGGCGGCACCGCGCTGGACCCCGAGGTCGTGGCGCAGCTGCTCGGTCGCAGCCGTAAGCAGGATGTGCTGGCCGGTCTCACCCCGCGCGAACGGGAGGTCCTCGGCCTGATGGCCGAAGGGCGGACGAATTCAGCGATCGCCAAACAGCTGGTGGTGAGCGACGGCGCAGTGGAAAAGCATGTCAGCAACATCTTTCTCAAGCTCGGACTGTCCCCCAGTGACGGGGATCACCGGCGTGTCCTGGCAGTGTTGACCTACCTCAACTCGTAATTGACTGACACTCTGTCAGATGTCGAGTCGGCCGGCAGCTCGAGAACCGAAGAATGAGCGGGGAGCGTCTTACCAGAAGGACCCAGGGGGCGAGCAGAGCATGGCAAACCAGGGCGTGAGGGTGTCCCAAAAGGATGTCCGAAATATGAGCGGTCCAGGGAAGGCCACCCTTACCGACGTAGGGTGGCTAGTGGGACGGCCGGTGGGCCGGCCGGGCCCGAGCAGCCGCCTCGAGGGAGGTCCAGTCCAGTGACCAGCCAGGTCAGTAGCCCAGCCGAGCAGGCCGACGAGGCCAATAACGAGGCTGTCGTCGGCGGACAGCGCAGACCCGCCGGAGAGAAAGAGATCCGCCGACTGGACCGGGTGATCATCCGTTTCGCGGGTGACTCCGGTGACGGTATGCAGCTCACGGGTGACAGGTTCACCTCTGAGACCGCGTCGTTCGGAAACGACCTCTCCACCCTGCCGAACTTCCCCGCCGAGATCCGGGCGCCTGCCGGAACCCTCCCGGGCGTCTCCAGCTTCCAGCTGCACTTCGCCGACCACGACATCCTCACGCCGGGCGACGCACCGAACGTGCTTGTCGCAATGAACCCCGCCGCCCTCAAGGCGAACATCGCCGATGTGCCGCGCGGCGGCGAGATCATCGTCAACACCGACGAATTCGCCAAGCGCGCGATGGCCAAGGTCGGCTACGACACCTCCCCGCTCGAGGACGGCTCGCTGGACGCCTACCACGTCCACCCCGTTCCGCTGACGACGCTGACCATCGAGGCGCTCAAGGAGTCCGGCCTCTCCCGCAAGGAGGCCGAGCGCTCCAAGAACATGTTCGCGCTCGGGCTGCTGAGCTGGATGTACCACCGGCCGACCGAGGGCACCGAGACCTTCCTGCGGACCAAGTTCGCCAAGAAGCCGCAGATCGCCGAGGCGAACATCGCGGCGTTCCGGGCCGGCTGGAACTTCGGCGAGAC
It includes:
- a CDS encoding response regulator transcription factor, whose product is MRVVIAEDSVLLREGLTRLLTDRGHDVVAGVGDAEALIKTVGDLAAQEALPDVVVADVRMPPTHTDEGVRAAVRLRRDHPGIGVLVLSQYVEEQYATELLAGSSRGVGYLLKDRVAEVREFVDAVVRVAQGGTALDPEVVAQLLGRSRKQDVLAGLTPREREVLGLMAEGRTNSAIAKQLVVSDGAVEKHVSNIFLKLGLSPSDGDHRRVLAVLTYLNS